The stretch of DNA GTCGTGGCCGACCGTCGCGCGGATCGTGCGCGCCGAGTTCCGCACGCTGCGCCACGCGGACTTCGTGCTCGCCGCGCGCACCCAGGGTTTCGGCAACGCGCGGATCATCTTCGGCGAGATCCTGCCGAACGCGTTGCCGCCGGTGATCGTCACCGCGTCGGTGATGGTCGCGAGCGCGATCCTGATCGAATCGTCGCTGTCGTTCCTCGGCATGGGCGACCCGAACGTGCAGAGCTGGGGCGCGATGATCGGCGCGGGCCGCGAGTCGCTGCGCACCGCGTGGTATCTGACCGCGATTCCGGGCGCGGCGATCGTGCTCGCGGTGCTCGCGCTGAACCTGCTCGGCGACGGGCTGAACGACGCGCTGAATCCGCGCCTGAACCGGCGCGGCGGGGAGTGAGCGTGAGCACGACGAATCTGCTCGAAGTCCGCGACCTGCGCGTGTCGTTCGGCGCGCATCATGCGGTGCGCGGCATCGACTTCGACATCGCCGCCGGCGAGACGCTCGCGCTGGTCGGCGAATCGGGGTCCGGCAAGTCCGCGAGCGCGCTGTCGCTGATGCAACTGGTGCCCGCGCCGGGCATCGTGACCGGCAGCATCCGCTTCGACGGCCGCGAACTGCTCGGCCTCGCGCCGCGCGACGTGCGCGCGATGCGCGGCCGCGACATCTCGATGATTTTCCAGGAGCCGATGACGTCGCTGAACCCGGTGCTGTCGGTCGGCGCGCAGATCGTCGAGACGCTGCGGCAGCACGAGCCGGTATCGAAGGCGGTTGCGTGGCGGCGCGCGGTCGAACTGCTCGACCTCGTGCGCGTGCCGGAGCCGCAGCGGCGCGTGCATAGCTATCCGCACGAACTGTCGGGCGGCCAGCGCCAGCGCGTGATGATCGCGATGGCGGTCGCGTGCCGGCCGCGCCTGTTGATCGCGGACGAGCCGACCACCGCGCTCGACGCGACGATCCAGGCGCGCATTCTCGAACTGCTCGATACGCTGCGGCGCGAGTTGTCGATGGCGCTGCTGCTGATCACGCACGACCTCGGCCTCGTGGCCGGCCACGCGGATCGCGTCGCGGTGATGCTCGACGGCGAGAAGGTCGAGGAGGCGAGCGTCGAGCGGCTGTTCGATGCGCCGGGACATCCGTACACGCGCGCATTGCTCGGTGCGTCGCTCGGGCTGGACGACGCACTGCATTACCGCAGCGCGAAGCTGCCGGAGATTCGCCACGAAACGGCGGCCGACGGCAAACGCACGTTCACGGTCGTGCCGCGCAGCGTGCGCGTGCCGGCCGACGCCGATCACGGCGACCGGCGGAACGCCAACGCGCCGCTGCTCGACGTGCGCGACCTGTGCGTCGAGTATCCGCAACGCGGCGGTCACGCGCCATTGCGCGCGGTCGATCGCGTGTCGCTTTCGATCGGGCGCGGCGAGACGGTCGGCCTTGTCGGCGAATCGGGCTGCGGCAAGTCCACGCTGTCGCGCGCGATCGTGCGGCTCGTGCCGGCCGCGCAAGGGCAGATCGTGCTGGACGGCGTCGATCTCGCGCCGCTGGGCGAACGCGCGCTGCGGCCGCTGCGCCGGCGCGTGCAGATGGTGTTCCAGGACCCGTATGCGTCGCTGAATCCGCGCCGCACGGTCGGCGACATTCTGGACACCGTGCTTGTCGTGAACGGTCTCGCCGACGCGGCGGCGCGCGCGAAGCGCATCGCAACGATCCTCGACCGCGTCGGCCTCGCGCAGACCGCGTCGCGCCGTTTCCCGCACGAGTTTTCCGGCGGTCAGCGGCAGCGGATCGGCATTGCGCGCGCGCTGATCGTCGAGCCGGACCTCGTGATCTGCGATGAGCCGGTGTCCGCGCTCGACGTGTCGATCCAGGCGCAGATCCTGAATCTGCTGGTCGAACTGAAGCAGGACCTCGGGCTGTCGTATCTGTTCATCTCGCACGATCTGTCGGTGGTCCGCTACATCGCGGATCGCGTGCACGTGATGCAGCAAGGGAAGATCGTCGAGAGCGGCACGTATCCGGGTTTGTGGCGCGCGCCCTCGCATCCGTACACGCGGGCGCTGCTCGACGCCGTGCCGGGCAGGGCGCAGCCGGTCGGCCAGGCTGCGTAGGGTTTCGCGACGAAGCGAATCGTCGTCGCATCGCGTAAAAAAGCGCCGGCTGCATTCGATGCAGCCGGCGCTTTTCGCATGGATTGCCGCGTGTGTTATCGAGCGGGCCGCTCGACGTTGAACCGCTCGTTGTGGCCTTCGCCGTTCAGATAAAAATGGCCGATCGCGG from Paraburkholderia caballeronis encodes:
- a CDS encoding ABC transporter ATP-binding protein, translated to MSTTNLLEVRDLRVSFGAHHAVRGIDFDIAAGETLALVGESGSGKSASALSLMQLVPAPGIVTGSIRFDGRELLGLAPRDVRAMRGRDISMIFQEPMTSLNPVLSVGAQIVETLRQHEPVSKAVAWRRAVELLDLVRVPEPQRRVHSYPHELSGGQRQRVMIAMAVACRPRLLIADEPTTALDATIQARILELLDTLRRELSMALLLITHDLGLVAGHADRVAVMLDGEKVEEASVERLFDAPGHPYTRALLGASLGLDDALHYRSAKLPEIRHETAADGKRTFTVVPRSVRVPADADHGDRRNANAPLLDVRDLCVEYPQRGGHAPLRAVDRVSLSIGRGETVGLVGESGCGKSTLSRAIVRLVPAAQGQIVLDGVDLAPLGERALRPLRRRVQMVFQDPYASLNPRRTVGDILDTVLVVNGLADAAARAKRIATILDRVGLAQTASRRFPHEFSGGQRQRIGIARALIVEPDLVICDEPVSALDVSIQAQILNLLVELKQDLGLSYLFISHDLSVVRYIADRVHVMQQGKIVESGTYPGLWRAPSHPYTRALLDAVPGRAQPVGQAA